In Gemmatimonadales bacterium, the genomic window GGCGGCGGCCGAGGAGCCCGCGCGCGCGGGGGCCAGCGCGGGCGAGACGATCCTCCTGGTCGAGGACGAGCCGGCCCTCCGGCGCGCCGCGACGCGGGTGCTCGCCAAGTCCGGCTACCGCGTCCTCACGGCGGGGGACGGCCGCGACGCGATCGACCTCCTGGAGCACGAGCCGCGCGTGGACCTGGTCATCACGGACGTGGTGATGCCGCGGCTCGGGGGGAACGAGCTGATCCGCGAGCTGCGGGAGCGCGGCCGCCACGTGCGGGTGCTGTTCACCAGCGGCTACCCGGGCCGGGGAGACGAGCGGGAGGAGATGGAGCCCGGGTTCCCGTTCCTCACCAAGCCGTGGACGATCCCGGAGCTGCTGGGCGCGGTCCGCGCGGCGCTCGACGCGCCGGCGCCCGGCGCGGCTAGCGCACCGCGGACCTGACCGGGTTCCGCAGCACCCCCACGCCCCCGACCTCCACCTCGACGACGTCGCCGTCGGCCAGCGGGCCCACGCCGCCCGGCGTGCCGGTGGCGACGAGGTCGCCCGGCTCGAGTGTCATCACCTGCGAGATGTAGGCGACGAGATCCGCGATGCCGAAGACCATCTCGGCCGAGCGGCCCCGCTGACGCTCGACGCCGTTGACGCGGCACCGCACCTCGAGGCCCGCCAGGTCGAAGTCCGCCGCCACCACGAGCAGCCGCGGGCCGACCGGGCAGAAGGTGTCAAATCCCTTGGCGCGGGTCCACTGGCCGTCGGCGTTCTGGAGATCGCGCGCCGTCACGTCGTTGACGCAGGTCACGCCGGCGATGGCGGCGCGCGCCGCGGCCGGGCTCCCCCGGCACAGCCGCGACCCGATCACCACCCCGATCTCGCCTTCGTGCTCGACCTGGCGCGACGCGTCCGGCAGGACGATCGCCTCGCCGTCGCCGATGACGGCCGACGGCGGCTTGAGAA contains:
- a CDS encoding fumarylacetoacetate hydrolase family protein, which codes for MKRPGKIVCVGRNYPAHAAELGNAVPARPLLFLKPPSAVIGDGEAIVLPDASRQVEHEGEIGVVIGSRLCRGSPAAARAAIAGVTCVNDVTARDLQNADGQWTRAKGFDTFCPVGPRLLVVAADFDLAGLEVRCRVNGVERQRGRSAEMVFGIADLVAYISQVMTLEPGDLVATGTPGGVGPLADGDVVEVEVGGVGVLRNPVRSAVR